A window of the Echeneis naucrates chromosome 3, fEcheNa1.1, whole genome shotgun sequence genome harbors these coding sequences:
- the skor1a gene encoding LOW QUALITY PROTEIN: SKI family transcriptional corepressor 1a (The sequence of the model RefSeq protein was modified relative to this genomic sequence to represent the inferred CDS: inserted 1 base in 1 codon), with the protein MESMPGQLRDAGPDSSPSPGLKQDAPRFSSPSSLKPNQVSETSLYGVPIVSLVIDGKERLCLAQISNTLLKNYSYNEIHNRRVALGITCVQCTPVQLELLRRAGAMPISSRRCGMITKREAERLCKSFLGAHSPPKLPENFAFDVSHECAWGCRGSFIPARYNSSRAKCIKCSFCNMYFSPNKFIFHSHRTPESKYLQPDAANFNSWRRHLKLTEKSPSDNINHAWEDVKAMFNGGSRKRTLPMSGSGMSSTMKSQASSSLAQTSSSEIPHKTLRCDDDQGSNNLNLASGARSYPVIPVPSKNFGMLQKIPPPLFPPHPYGFPSYGLCQKKGDGVPDSSKTNVSGVFWPGAKDTLYPAFPMFWPAPGGLPLPPYPGSPPKPALELPAVRQGELDLSDQSDRGSNTPKDQSHHPHQQLDGGDRCPSSQSSTRNDEDKSGDETPQRKISYISAFRPVVKDAETIAKLYGNRDGYGVRPGYLSPDFISESSSYRSVSPDRGSVVDDEDDDPDVDVESNRGQDEEEPIHIFPGAEHPESTHVPDRIPSGAAAESQEHPDPPSPGAEAAASPEDSAHSGSSDEDRQTRNGSPLHEVYAHEKEKEPSSFGSKQSSSPRRANGAHEVSEEQTQRSAASCQEQNDRQADGSLRIDISIHERNLENMAKEELQKQLVEQVELRXKLEREFQHLKDNFQDQMKRELSYREEMVQQLQIVREAHDALHHFSCKMLSPRQCTGACTFKPPLLPP; encoded by the exons ATGGAGTCGATGCCCGGACAGCTCCGAGACGCGGGACCAGACAGCAGCCCTTCCCCGGGTTTAAAGCAGGACGCGCCGCGTTTCTCCAGCCCGAGCTCCCTCAAACCGAACCAAGTGAGTGAGACCTCCCTGTACGGGGTGCCCATCGTGTCTCTGGTCATAGACGGAAAGGAGAGGCTCTGTCTGGCGCAGATCTCCAACACCCTCCTCAAGAACTACAGCTACAACGAGATCCACAACCGCCGGGTGGCTTTGGGCATCACCTGCGTGCAGTGCACCCCCgtccagctggagctgctgcggCGCGCCGGGGCCATGCCCATCTCCTCCAGGCGCTGCGGCATGATCACCAAACGGGAGGCCGAGAGGCTCTGCAAGTCCTTCCTGGGGGCGCACTCCCCCCCGAAGCTGCCGGAAAATTTCGCATTTGACGTGTCTCACGAATGCGCCTGGGGCTGCAGGGGCAGCTTCATCCCCGCCAGATACAACAGCTCCAGAGCCAAGTGCATCAAGTGCAGCTTCTGCAACATGTATTTCTCCCCCAACAAGTTCATTTTCCACTCCCACCGCACCCCGGAGTCCAAGTACCTGCAGCCGGACGCGGCCAACTTTAACTCGTGGAGACGCCACCTGAAACTGACGGAGAAGAGCCCGTCGGACAACATCAACCACGCGTGGGAGGATGTAAAGGCCATGTTCAACGGGGGCAGCAGAAAGAGGACTCTGCCCATGAGCGGCTCGGGGATGTCCTCGACCATGAAGTCTCAGGCTTCTTCCAGTCTGGCCCAGACCAGTTCTTCTGAGATCCCCCACAAAACTTTACGCTGCGACGACGATCAGGGGAGTAATAACTTGAATTTGGCGAGCGGGGCGCGGAGCTATCCGGTCATCCCGGTGCCCAGCAAGAACTTTGGCATGCTGCAGAAAATCCCCCCTCCCCTGTTCCCCCCTCACCCCTACGGCTTCCCCAGCTACGGCCTGTGCCAGAAAAAAGGCGACGGTGTGCCCGACTCCAGCAAAACCAATGTCTCCGGTGTGTTTTGGCCCGGCGCGAAGGACACGCTCTACCCGGCCTTCCCCATGTTTTGGCCCGCACCCGGCGGCCTCCCCCTGCCGCCCTACCCGGGCTCCCCCCCGAAGCCTGCTCTGGAGCTGCCGGCCGTCCGGCAAGGCGAGCTCGACCTATCGGACCAAAGCGATCGGGGCTCAAACACCCCCAAAGACCAGAGCCACCACCCGCACCAGCAGCTGGACGGCGGGGACCGCTGTCCCAGCTCCCAGTCCTCCACCAGGAATGACGAGGACAAGTCCGGGGACGAGACCCCCCAGAGGAAAATCAGCTACATCTCGGCCTTCAGACCCGTGGTCAAAGACGCAGAGACCATCGCCAAACTCTACGGCAACCGGGACGGCTACGGCGTGCGCCCTGGCTACCTGTCCCCGGATTTTATCAGCGAGAGCTCCAGCTACAGATCCGTATCACCGGACAGGGGCAGCGTGGTGGACGACGAAGACGACGACCCGGACGTGGACGTAGAGTCCAACCGGGGCCAAGACGAGGAGGAGCCGATCCACATCTTTCCCGGAGCAGAGCACCCTGAGAGCACCCATGTGCCAGACCGGATCCCCTCGGGTGCTGCAGCGGAGAGCCAGGAGCACCCTGATCCACCCAGTCCCggagcagaggcagcagcatcACCGGAGGACTCGGCGCACAGCGGCTCATCAGATGAGGACAGGCAGACGCGTAATGGCTCGCCTCTTCACGAA GTGTACGCGCATGAAAAGGAGAAGGAGCCCTCGTCGTTTGGGTCCAAACAATCGAGCAGCCCCCGCAGAGCCAACG gAGCTCATGAGGTTTCTGAAGAGCAGACCCAGCGCTCCGCTGCCTCCTGTCAGGAGCAGAACGACAGacaag ctgatgGATCTTTGCGCATCGACATCAGCATCCATGAAAGAAACCTGGAGAACATGGCTAAAG aGGAATTGCAGAAGCAGCTCGTGGAGcaagtggagctga aaaagttgGAGAGAGAATTTCAGCATTTAAAAG ATAATTTTCAGGATCAAATGAAGCGTGAGCTGTCCTACAGAGAGGAAATggtccagcagctgcagattgTTCGAG AAGCTCATGACGCCCTTCATCATTTCTCCTGCAAGATGCTCAGCCCCCGCCAGTGTACTGGAGCCTGCACCTTCAAACCCCCACTGCTGCCTCCCTAG